Proteins encoded by one window of Bacteroidota bacterium:
- a CDS encoding AMP-binding protein, with product MISNYRNILQYRADTHPERVALIYRDEHISYAQLNTYAIECANWFLKNGIKKGDRIAFLDFNNQNYVHLINGCLICGIVPVSINWRSTSGDINYILKDAECKLFLYGENFNKLITDATSDINIETKSIDTLPKIIFNEIYNTELLTPIVKENDLALLIYTSGTTGKPKGVKISYDNIFEMYQSLRNETPLFGAASVNLIAGPWYAIVGVGYFIFGIYTGCTNVLLQYFDPMETCEIIEKYKVTNAFLAPVMMQVICGLDEIKEYDLSSLQNIQYGGSPISAEQLLLCYNTFNCFFTQGYGLTETSGIATALRFDDHEEILLNKDPEQQKLLRSAGKPYAGVEIKIINENNETNTINEIGEVCLKGKVIAQGYWNMSGVNEKIFQEDGWLHTGDMGYLDEKGYLFLVDRKNDLIISKGINIYPAEIELIINQHPQIKECAVIGVPHEIHGENICVVVVSDQRDLQLSELRTWAKNKLADYKLPSRLEIVDQLPRNATGKILRKELRILFK from the coding sequence ATGATCAGTAATTACCGAAATATTTTACAATATAGGGCAGATACACATCCCGAAAGAGTTGCTTTGATCTATAGGGATGAACATATTTCATATGCTCAATTAAATACTTATGCAATTGAATGCGCAAATTGGTTTTTAAAAAATGGAATAAAAAAAGGTGATAGAATTGCTTTTCTCGATTTTAATAATCAAAATTATGTGCATCTTATCAATGGATGTTTAATATGCGGAATTGTTCCCGTTTCCATCAATTGGCGATCTACGTCCGGTGATATAAACTATATTCTAAAAGATGCAGAATGTAAATTATTTTTATACGGTGAGAATTTTAATAAATTAATTACTGATGCAACTTCAGATATAAACATAGAAACCAAAAGTATAGACACACTCCCTAAAATTATTTTTAATGAAATATATAATACGGAATTATTAACTCCTATAGTTAAAGAAAATGATCTCGCGCTATTGATTTATACTTCCGGCACAACAGGAAAACCAAAGGGAGTTAAGATCAGTTATGATAATATTTTTGAAATGTATCAATCATTGCGAAATGAAACACCTTTATTTGGTGCTGCATCGGTAAATCTGATTGCAGGTCCTTGGTATGCAATAGTTGGAGTTGGATATTTTATTTTTGGAATTTACACCGGTTGCACCAATGTGTTGTTGCAATACTTTGATCCGATGGAAACATGTGAGATAATAGAAAAATATAAGGTGACGAACGCATTTCTCGCTCCTGTAATGATGCAAGTAATTTGTGGTTTAGATGAAATAAAAGAATATGATCTTAGCTCTTTACAAAATATTCAATACGGTGGTTCACCAATTAGTGCAGAACAATTGTTATTGTGTTATAATACCTTTAATTGTTTTTTCACTCAGGGATATGGACTAACAGAAACAAGTGGAATAGCAACTGCATTGCGTTTTGATGACCATGAAGAAATTCTATTAAACAAAGATCCAGAACAACAAAAATTATTGCGATCCGCCGGAAAACCTTATGCCGGTGTTGAAATAAAGATCATAAACGAAAATAATGAGACCAATACAATAAATGAAATTGGAGAAGTTTGTTTAAAAGGAAAAGTGATAGCGCAAGGATATTGGAACATGTCAGGAGTAAATGAAAAAATATTTCAGGAGGATGGTTGGTTACACACCGGAGATATGGGATATCTGGATGAAAAAGGATATTTATTTTTAGTTGACAGAAAAAATGATCTCATAATTTCCAAAGGAATAAATATTTATCCCGCAGAAATTGAATTGATAATAAATCAACATCCACAAATAAAGGAATGTGCGGTGATAGGAGTTCCTCATGAAATACATGGAGAAAATATTTGTGTTGTTGTTGTGTCAGATCAGCGCGATTTGCAATTATCAGAATTGAGAACTTGGGCAAAAAATAAACTCGCAGATTATAAATTACCATCGCGACTTGAAATTGTAGATCAACTTCCGAGAAATGCTACAGGAAAAATATTGAGAAAAGAATTGCGTATCTTATTTAAATAA
- the ccrA gene encoding crotonyl-CoA carboxylase/reductase, protein MRIVEPGTLPPIGIIPEYMYAQVLRQNRYGEPKNAFQIEEIKIPEIREDEVLIAVMSAGLNYNSVWAAKAYPLDMIDLMQKRGDSTDNFQILGSDCSGIIYKIGSKVKDVKVGDEIVVQGGWHDKNEEHNLKGGDPTVSRSFRAWGYETNYGSYAQFCIVKDFQCLPKPKHLTWDEAAVYMVSGVTAYRMLNHYSPHTVKKDDVVLIWGASGGLGSMAIQLVKNARAIPIGVVNSEVKRQFCQNMGALALIRSEYEHWGPLLSEELKPENQHFWREKVKAFVKDLLKLTEGRYPNIVLEHTGEDTFPTSLYVCDKEGMVVTCAGTSGYLGSFDLRYLWLYNKRIQGSHYANPEECKTFNNMVINKSVSPVLSGYSSFSHLPVALQDMSENKHLPGSMAVRIGH, encoded by the coding sequence ATGAGAATTGTTGAACCAGGAACATTACCGCCAATAGGAATTATTCCTGAATATATGTATGCCCAGGTTCTTCGCCAAAACAGATATGGCGAACCAAAAAATGCATTTCAAATAGAAGAAATAAAAATTCCGGAAATAAGAGAGGATGAAGTATTAATAGCTGTGATGTCGGCGGGATTAAATTACAATTCTGTGTGGGCTGCAAAAGCTTATCCATTAGATATGATAGATCTAATGCAAAAACGTGGTGATTCTACAGATAATTTTCAAATTTTGGGATCAGATTGTTCCGGTATTATTTATAAAATTGGAAGTAAGGTAAAGGATGTTAAGGTTGGAGATGAAATTGTTGTTCAGGGAGGATGGCATGATAAAAATGAAGAACATAATCTGAAAGGTGGAGATCCAACAGTTTCCCGATCCTTTCGCGCCTGGGGATATGAGACTAACTATGGATCTTATGCTCAGTTTTGTATTGTTAAGGATTTTCAATGTCTTCCAAAACCAAAACATTTAACCTGGGATGAGGCTGCGGTTTATATGGTTAGCGGTGTTACGGCGTATAGAATGTTAAATCATTATTCGCCGCATACCGTTAAAAAAGATGATGTGGTTTTGATCTGGGGTGCTTCGGGTGGCCTCGGTTCTATGGCTATTCAATTAGTAAAGAACGCCAGAGCGATTCCCATTGGGGTCGTAAATTCGGAGGTTAAGCGGCAGTTTTGTCAAAATATGGGCGCTTTGGCCTTAATAAGGTCAGAGTATGAGCATTGGGGGCCATTATTATCGGAGGAGCTGAAGCCTGAAAATCAGCATTTTTGGAGGGAAAAGGTAAAAGCGTTTGTAAAGGACCTTCTCAAACTGACAGAAGGCCGGTATCCTAATATTGTTTTGGAACATACCGGAGAAGATACTTTTCCCACCTCGCTTTATGTTTGCGATAAAGAGGGAATGGTGGTTACCTGCGCCGGAACTTCTGGATATTTAGGTTCTTTTGATCTGAGATATCTTTGGTTATATAATAAAAGGATACAGGGATCTCATTATGCGAATCCTGAAGAATGTAAAACGTTCAACAATATGGTGATCAATAAATCTGTTTCTCCGGTGTTGTCGGGATATTCTTCTTTTTCCCACTTGCCGGTGGCATTACAGGATATGTCGGAAAACAAACATTTGCCGGGTAGTATGGCGGTGAGAATAGGCCATTAA
- a CDS encoding aromatic amino acid lyase has product MKKLSRKKKESSAIDFIEINGNKISVDEIVFIANNKGVARLSTNEDIIDRINKSHHFIQQASSKRKPIYGVNTGFGGMATHILSHEETQRLQDNLLYFLKTGAGEFLQDKYVRAAMVILCNALVKGTSGIRYKIIERYVFFLNNNIVPRVHELGSIGASGDLVPLSYIAGAITGNAECFKVMHEGEEKSGVAICNEFNLERLHLQPKEGLALVNSTAMLTAIAACNLKELKTLFVLSFHTHALMLQALIASVQPFDDFIHKQKPHDGQLFVAKIFRDLLKGSSLVRKNGELIAGESRLYQDRYSIRCIPQFLGPVADGIKTINKQIEIEANSVTDNPLIDMENYQLIHGGNFLGEYIAIAMDQTRQYIGLVSKHLDAQIAMLVMPEFNSGLPSSLTGNSTNQINMGLKGLQITANSIMPMLLFYGNSIADKFPTHAEQFNQNINSQGFNSALLTAKSIDLFRKYISVSLIFAVQAVDLRVRKMDKDFDVKAHLSPETYKVYKAMMQICDKPENGKLPFIFNDNTHPIDNYLKRIENDINQTGLLEEACSDTLMDLEQFIYKA; this is encoded by the coding sequence ATGAAAAAGCTTTCCCGAAAGAAAAAGGAGTCGTCTGCTATCGACTTCATTGAAATCAATGGTAATAAAATATCAGTTGATGAAATAGTTTTCATTGCCAATAATAAAGGAGTCGCAAGGCTATCCACAAATGAGGATATTATTGACAGAATAAATAAAAGTCATCATTTTATTCAACAGGCATCTTCCAAAAGAAAACCAATTTACGGAGTAAATACCGGATTTGGGGGAATGGCAACACATATATTAAGTCATGAAGAAACACAAAGACTTCAGGATAACCTTTTATATTTTTTAAAAACAGGAGCCGGCGAATTTTTACAGGATAAATATGTGCGCGCTGCAATGGTAATTCTTTGTAATGCGTTAGTAAAAGGAACATCGGGAATTCGTTATAAAATTATTGAACGATACGTTTTTTTCTTAAATAATAATATTGTTCCGCGGGTACATGAATTAGGTTCCATTGGTGCAAGTGGAGATCTGGTTCCACTTTCTTATATAGCAGGTGCAATAACAGGAAATGCAGAATGTTTTAAGGTTATGCATGAAGGTGAGGAAAAATCGGGTGTTGCCATTTGCAATGAATTTAATTTAGAACGATTACACTTACAACCGAAAGAAGGGTTGGCATTGGTAAACAGTACCGCTATGCTGACTGCCATTGCTGCATGTAATTTAAAAGAATTAAAAACACTTTTTGTTTTATCGTTTCATACCCATGCATTAATGCTTCAGGCCTTAATTGCATCTGTGCAACCTTTCGATGATTTTATTCACAAACAAAAACCGCACGATGGTCAATTATTTGTCGCTAAGATATTTAGAGATTTATTAAAAGGTTCATCACTTGTTCGAAAAAATGGTGAATTAATTGCCGGGGAATCAAGGTTATATCAGGACAGATATTCAATACGTTGTATTCCACAATTTTTAGGTCCGGTTGCTGACGGAATTAAAACAATAAATAAACAAATAGAGATAGAAGCAAATTCCGTTACCGATAATCCATTGATAGACATGGAAAATTATCAGTTGATCCATGGGGGAAATTTTTTGGGTGAATATATTGCAATTGCAATGGATCAGACCCGCCAATATATTGGTCTGGTTTCCAAACATCTGGATGCGCAAATTGCTATGTTGGTAATGCCGGAATTTAATTCGGGTTTACCATCATCCTTAACCGGAAACAGCACTAACCAAATTAATATGGGACTAAAAGGATTGCAGATAACTGCAAATTCCATAATGCCTATGTTACTGTTTTATGGAAATAGCATTGCCGATAAATTTCCGACACATGCCGAACAATTCAATCAGAATATTAATAGCCAGGGATTTAATTCCGCACTTCTAACTGCTAAATCAATTGATCTTTTTAGAAAATATATTTCTGTTTCATTGATCTTCGCTGTTCAGGCTGTAGATCTTAGAGTGAGAAAAATGGATAAGGATTTTGATGTTAAAGCGCATTTGTCGCCGGAGACTTATAAGGTTTATAAAGCAATGATGCAGATATGCGACAAACCGGAAAATGGAAAATTGCCCTTTATATTTAATGATAATACTCATCCTATCGACAATTATTTGAAAAGAATTGAAAATGATATCAATCAAACCGGCCTACTCGAAGAAGCCTGTTCTGATACATTAATGGACCTTGAGCAATTTATTTATAAGGCTTAA
- a CDS encoding AMP-binding protein: protein MNVSYYLRDKAISHPDNVFINDMERDFTFSEIEVLTNRLANFLFQKNIKKGDRIVLQLYNSVDFVILYSAVIRLGAIVVPIGVTLTSREINAILKDCDPHLFIQHRSLQNKELIFDKEILVLDEMELCSSGNLTIADQLPSTFNIVDLNLNDPFGILYTSGTTGEPKGILLSHGNIESNMKAAQQCYQSTVNDSTILFLPLSHCFGLNAILNCMIYSGTSIYIIRRFNLEQLYQILYKQNITLFFAVPFVYNLLLKKLTDDALFNKTVYFFSAASKLALETEKNWLQRFGRPIFQGYGLTETSPFATYVPRNNYMQGSVGVPVANVEIKIVDENRNNVLINNTGEIAIKGPNVMLGYFNKEDATQYVLKEGWFYTGDVGFLNEQDQLFIVDRIKDMIIVKGENVYPSEVENIILELPYIEEVAVYGIIDEMQEEIVKARIVLKPGENIHEELIIEYCKKNLANFKVPQNISFVESLPKSASGKLLKRVMREEDIVSAGFLHRDEG from the coding sequence ATGAACGTAAGTTATTATTTAAGGGACAAAGCAATTTCGCACCCTGATAATGTGTTTATTAATGACATGGAAAGAGATTTTACTTTTTCCGAAATTGAAGTACTTACCAATCGATTAGCAAATTTTTTATTTCAAAAAAACATCAAAAAGGGCGATAGAATTGTTCTTCAATTGTATAATTCTGTCGATTTTGTTATTCTATACAGTGCAGTTATCAGATTAGGTGCTATTGTTGTTCCAATTGGTGTTACTTTAACTTCCAGAGAAATAAATGCCATTCTAAAAGATTGCGATCCCCATTTATTTATTCAGCATAGATCATTACAAAATAAGGAATTAATATTTGACAAAGAAATTTTAGTGTTGGATGAAATGGAATTGTGTTCCTCCGGAAATCTTACTATCGCCGATCAACTTCCATCAACATTTAATATTGTCGATCTGAATTTGAATGATCCCTTTGGAATTTTATATACTTCCGGAACAACCGGCGAACCTAAGGGAATTTTGTTGTCGCATGGCAATATTGAATCAAATATGAAGGCGGCTCAGCAATGTTATCAAAGCACGGTGAATGACAGCACGATCTTGTTTTTGCCCTTATCTCATTGTTTCGGATTAAATGCAATTTTGAATTGTATGATCTATAGTGGGACTTCCATTTATATCATCAGAAGATTTAATCTGGAACAATTATATCAGATCTTATATAAACAAAATATTACATTATTTTTTGCTGTTCCATTTGTGTATAATTTATTATTGAAGAAATTAACTGATGACGCATTATTTAATAAAACAGTTTATTTCTTTTCGGCTGCATCAAAATTAGCATTGGAAACAGAAAAAAATTGGCTGCAGCGTTTTGGCAGACCCATTTTTCAGGGATATGGATTAACAGAAACTTCACCTTTTGCAACATATGTTCCTCGAAATAATTATATGCAGGGTTCTGTTGGTGTTCCGGTTGCGAATGTTGAAATAAAGATCGTTGATGAAAATAGAAACAATGTATTGATAAACAATACCGGAGAAATTGCAATTAAAGGTCCCAATGTAATGTTGGGATATTTTAATAAGGAGGATGCAACACAATACGTATTAAAAGAGGGTTGGTTCTATACAGGTGATGTAGGATTCTTAAATGAACAAGACCAATTATTTATAGTGGATAGAATAAAGGATATGATCATAGTAAAAGGAGAGAATGTTTATCCAAGTGAAGTAGAGAATATAATATTGGAGCTGCCATATATAGAAGAAGTTGCAGTATATGGTATAATCGATGAAATGCAGGAGGAAATTGTAAAAGCGAGAATTGTATTAAAACCTGGAGAGAATATTCACGAAGAATTAATTATAGAATATTGTAAAAAAAATCTCGCAAATTTTAAAGTGCCGCAAAATATCAGTTTTGTTGAGTCGTTGCCGAAGAGTGCTTCCGGAAAATTGTTAAAGAGAGTGATGCGGGAAGAGGATATTGTAAGCGCTGGGTTTCTTCACAGGGATGAAGGATAA
- a CDS encoding TonB family protein, producing the protein MSEHTLHIEKGGFVNKEKLFAYLRNELNDAEKLRIEKLITQDPFLQDAVEGLKNADLNTIDITLNTIFAKVDAATIGQKTNTFSANIRKYAAAASIILLLGMSWVIIDNLNKKQSDGNQIASEQSTIEADKNSEAFIVDDSSDMGSGSAAGDSISMDELNKESEMKSRSKSTMSEPEKSVESTYTFDYTEDAKSEKTITTEMIITPPLVVDEGALLLSNNATDDEVKGVDNIITAGSVTTETVSMEEKTIDSDKDMAASTKKEKKIKNNASKSDAVTLSDLNEAPAARDSLETVYSFVEQMPVFPGGIDSLNEFIFKNLNTDCDADKDCLSGNVFVKFIVNENGSVSNAQIIKPISPQFDQEVLRVISLMPNWTPGKQSGNKVKVWYTLKVNIDYK; encoded by the coding sequence ATGTCTGAACATACATTACATATTGAAAAAGGTGGTTTTGTAAACAAAGAAAAATTGTTTGCTTATCTGCGCAACGAATTAAACGATGCGGAAAAACTTCGTATAGAAAAATTAATCACGCAAGATCCGTTTTTACAAGATGCTGTGGAAGGATTAAAGAATGCAGATCTTAATACGATCGACATAACATTGAATACAATTTTTGCAAAAGTGGATGCGGCAACTATTGGACAGAAAACAAATACTTTTTCTGCTAACATTCGCAAATACGCTGCTGCAGCAAGTATTATTTTATTATTAGGAATGAGCTGGGTAATTATCGATAATTTAAATAAAAAACAAAGCGATGGAAATCAGATCGCTTCAGAACAATCAACAATAGAAGCTGACAAAAACAGTGAGGCATTTATAGTTGACGACAGCTCCGACATGGGAAGCGGAAGTGCCGCCGGTGATTCCATATCCATGGATGAATTAAATAAAGAATCAGAAATGAAAAGCCGATCAAAAAGCACCATGTCTGAACCTGAAAAATCAGTTGAATCAACTTACACATTTGATTATACTGAAGATGCAAAATCGGAAAAAACCATTACTACGGAAATGATTATTACTCCACCCTTAGTTGTGGATGAAGGTGCACTCCTATTATCAAATAATGCCACGGATGATGAAGTAAAGGGAGTTGACAACATAATAACTGCAGGTTCTGTTACCACCGAAACTGTAAGCATGGAGGAAAAAACGATTGATTCAGACAAAGACATGGCTGCATCCACAAAAAAAGAAAAAAAGATTAAAAACAATGCCTCTAAATCGGATGCGGTAACATTATCCGATCTTAATGAAGCACCTGCAGCCAGGGATTCATTGGAAACGGTATATTCATTTGTAGAGCAAATGCCGGTATTTCCAGGAGGAATTGATTCGCTGAATGAATTCATCTTCAAAAATTTAAATACCGATTGCGATGCAGATAAAGATTGCCTTTCCGGAAATGTATTTGTAAAATTTATTGTAAACGAAAATGGTTCTGTTTCCAATGCACAAATAATTAAACCTATAAGTCCGCAATTTGACCAGGAGGTTTTACGTGTAATATCATTAATGCCAAACTGGACTCCCGGAAAACAAAGTGGCAACAAAGTAAAGGTATGGTATACCTTAAAGGTTAATATTGATTACAAATAA
- a CDS encoding sigma-70 family RNA polymerase sigma factor — MQLFFSRSKNVNTLDDAILIAEYKRTGDNNYVGELFKRYAHLVLGVCLKYLKNGDEAQDMTMVVFEKLLTDLKKHEVEHFKSWLYMVAKNQCLMQLRKQKGKETVEININSSEDDDEKSVENDLVGHLDDVDLKEVKLQQLEEGITKLNSEQKICVELFYLQNKSYVEVAEITGYELNQVKSYIQNGKRNLKIYLEKKNV, encoded by the coding sequence CTGCAATTATTTTTTTCAAGGTCAAAAAACGTAAATACTCTCGACGATGCCATTTTGATCGCCGAATATAAGCGCACGGGCGACAATAATTACGTTGGTGAACTGTTCAAACGCTACGCCCACTTGGTTTTGGGGGTTTGTTTGAAATATTTGAAAAATGGGGATGAGGCACAGGATATGACCATGGTTGTATTTGAAAAACTGCTGACCGACCTAAAAAAACATGAAGTTGAGCACTTCAAATCATGGTTGTATATGGTTGCTAAAAACCAGTGTTTAATGCAGTTGCGCAAACAAAAAGGCAAGGAAACCGTAGAAATAAATATCAATTCCAGTGAAGATGACGATGAAAAATCTGTGGAAAACGACCTTGTGGGGCATCTTGATGATGTAGATTTGAAGGAAGTTAAATTACAGCAGTTAGAAGAGGGGATAACTAAATTGAATTCGGAACAAAAAATTTGTGTGGAATTATTTTACCTGCAAAACAAAAGTTATGTGGAAGTTGCTGAAATTACAGGATATGAATTAAACCAGGTTAAAAGTTATATCCAAAACGGAAAACGAAACCTGAAAATTTATTTAGAGAAAAAAAATGTCTGA
- a CDS encoding citrate transporter gives MKRKFVFTLISVISPLFTFASGGTADPITFSGIPLEFILFALTLLGVALFHKYTLRVALIGLTSILILKLGFLDFDIQHHLWEESSILLNLLGLLLGFAILANLFEESMVPKLLPKILPDDWKGPFFLLAFIFVLSSLLDNIAAALIGGSIAHIVFRGKVHIGYLAAIVAASNAGGSGSVLGDTTTTMMWIDGVNPLDVIHAYGAAIPAFLFFGVFASLQQHKYHPILKGAYEAPKVNYRNLIVCLLILVGAIVTNFVLEFPSAGVWAAILIGSFFIKIKWEELLKAIPGSLFLLSLVLCASMMPVDQLPAASWQTTFSLGFISSVFDNIPLTKLALDQMGYDWGVLAYAVGFGGSMIWFGSSAGVAISNMYPEAKSVSNWVKGGWHVIVGYIIGFAVLMLTIGWNPHTPHKTEDGSQGIHVEDVTE, from the coding sequence ATGAAACGAAAATTTGTTTTTACATTAATTTCAGTAATTTCTCCTCTGTTCACCTTTGCCTCGGGTGGAACGGCAGATCCTATCACATTTTCCGGAATTCCCCTGGAATTTATTTTATTCGCATTAACACTTTTGGGTGTTGCCTTATTTCATAAATATACTTTGCGTGTTGCCTTAATTGGTTTAACCTCCATTCTGATATTAAAATTGGGTTTTCTTGATTTTGATATACAGCATCATTTGTGGGAAGAATCCTCTATACTATTGAATTTACTGGGTTTATTGCTCGGATTTGCCATTCTTGCAAACTTGTTTGAAGAGTCGATGGTGCCGAAATTATTACCAAAAATATTACCTGACGATTGGAAAGGACCATTCTTTCTCCTGGCCTTTATTTTTGTGCTTTCATCCTTACTCGATAATATAGCTGCGGCATTAATTGGAGGTAGTATTGCGCATATTGTCTTTAGAGGGAAAGTGCATATAGGATATCTTGCTGCAATAGTTGCTGCCAGTAACGCGGGTGGAAGTGGTTCCGTTTTGGGAGACACCACTACAACTATGATGTGGATAGATGGAGTTAACCCCTTGGATGTAATACATGCCTATGGTGCGGCAATTCCCGCTTTTTTGTTTTTTGGCGTTTTTGCTTCTCTGCAACAACATAAATATCATCCCATTTTGAAAGGTGCTTATGAGGCTCCGAAAGTAAATTACAGGAACCTGATTGTATGTCTGCTTATATTGGTGGGCGCTATAGTTACGAATTTTGTCCTTGAATTTCCGTCTGCCGGTGTATGGGCAGCTATTTTGATCGGATCTTTTTTTATTAAAATTAAATGGGAAGAGTTGTTGAAGGCCATTCCAGGATCATTGTTTTTGCTTTCGCTGGTTTTATGTGCATCCATGATGCCTGTGGACCAATTACCGGCGGCAAGCTGGCAAACAACATTTTCATTAGGGTTTATCTCTTCCGTTTTTGATAATATCCCTCTAACAAAACTCGCACTCGATCAAATGGGTTACGATTGGGGAGTTTTAGCCTATGCCGTAGGTTTTGGAGGAAGTATGATCTGGTTTGGTTCCTCAGCAGGGGTTGCAATTTCCAATATGTATCCGGAAGCAAAATCTGTCTCTAATTGGGTGAAAGGAGGTTGGCATGTGATCGTTGGATATATTATCGGTTTTGCAGTTTTAATGTTAACTATCGGTTGGAATCCGCATACTCCGCATAAAACTGAAGACGGCTCACAAGGCATACACGTTGAAGATGTTACTGAATGA
- a CDS encoding iron-sulfur cluster-binding protein codes for MSDTLQTFLEKAELKAFDAEHKRKLLFNIGKYNATVVQGKKQYSDLEYVRKKAKNIKWKVMENLDKYLIEFETNFTANGGKVIWANDEKEAQQEILKIMQKKGARTAVKAKSMATEEIHLNEFLEHHGIESIETDLGEYIQQLDGEAPYHIVTPAMHKSKDDVAKLFHEKLGTSLDLTAEELTLVARVNLRQKYITADVGFSGANFILPDIGGIAITENEGNGRLSTSFPKTHIVVVGIEKMITSVNDLSLFWPLLSTYGTGQKVTVYNTIFTGPKKEIEVDGPEEMYVILLDNGRSTLLAEEKQREALYCIRCGSCLNACPVYKNIGGHAYGTTYSGPIGSIISPHFKGMEEFKHLSNASSLCGNCTEVCPINIELHSLLLYNRNEAVEKGYSTFTERMSWKIWRRSMLSRKRMEKPSPGIKNMVLNMLFKNSWGKRREMFKIAPKSFHKMWMEKHPPTE; via the coding sequence ATGTCGGATACACTACAAACATTTTTAGAAAAAGCGGAGCTTAAAGCGTTCGATGCGGAGCATAAAAGAAAATTGCTCTTTAATATCGGAAAATACAATGCAACGGTAGTTCAGGGAAAAAAACAATATTCCGATCTTGAATATGTTCGCAAAAAGGCGAAAAATATTAAGTGGAAGGTGATGGAAAATCTCGATAAATACCTGATCGAATTTGAAACAAATTTCACTGCAAACGGAGGAAAGGTAATCTGGGCCAATGATGAAAAGGAAGCTCAACAAGAGATCCTTAAGATAATGCAGAAAAAAGGTGCCCGCACTGCTGTTAAAGCCAAAAGCATGGCAACAGAAGAGATTCACCTTAACGAATTTTTAGAACATCACGGTATAGAAAGTATAGAGACCGATCTTGGTGAATATATTCAGCAACTGGATGGTGAGGCTCCTTATCATATTGTAACTCCTGCCATGCATAAAAGCAAAGATGATGTTGCAAAATTGTTTCATGAAAAATTAGGAACAAGTCTTGATCTTACTGCGGAGGAATTAACCTTAGTTGCAAGAGTTAATTTGCGTCAAAAATATATTACTGCGGATGTTGGATTCAGCGGAGCAAATTTTATTTTGCCTGATATTGGAGGAATTGCCATTACGGAAAATGAAGGCAATGGAAGATTAAGTACCAGTTTTCCAAAAACACATATCGTTGTTGTTGGAATTGAAAAAATGATAACAAGTGTAAATGACCTCAGTTTATTCTGGCCCTTATTATCTACTTATGGCACAGGGCAAAAAGTTACTGTTTACAACACCATTTTTACAGGACCAAAAAAAGAAATTGAAGTGGATGGACCTGAAGAAATGTATGTTATTCTTTTGGATAATGGTCGCTCTACTTTACTTGCGGAAGAAAAACAACGCGAGGCATTATATTGCATCAGATGTGGATCATGTTTAAATGCATGTCCTGTATATAAAAATATAGGAGGTCATGCTTATGGCACTACTTATTCCGGACCAATTGGTTCCATTATATCTCCGCATTTTAAAGGGATGGAAGAATTTAAGCATTTGAGTAATGCCAGTTCTTTATGTGGAAATTGTACGGAAGTTTGTCCTATTAATATTGAACTGCACAGTCTTTTATTATATAATCGCAACGAAGCAGTGGAAAAAGGATACAGCACATTTACAGAAAGAATGAGCTGGAAAATTTGGCGAAGATCGATGTTGAGTCGAAAAAGAATGGAAAAACCAAGTCCCGGAATTAAGAATATGGTTTTAAATATGTTGTTTAAAAATTCCTGGGGAAAACGCAGAGAGATGTTTAAAATAGCTCCAAAATCCTTCCATAAAATGTGGATGGAGAAACATCCGCCAACGGAATGA